A single Eleginops maclovinus isolate JMC-PN-2008 ecotype Puerto Natales chromosome 5, JC_Emac_rtc_rv5, whole genome shotgun sequence DNA region contains:
- the spock3 gene encoding testican-3, giving the protein MLSVALLCVCAVAFGHVSARSDSGNFLDDKWFAGRWDKFRDEPGTWTPSKPFDQGLDPAKDPCLKIKCSRHKVCVAEDYKTATCVSQRRVSFKDASLYQSPGSKCKPCPVVHPSPVCGTDGHSYSTKCKLDYQACITGKKIAVKCPGMCPCPAQPEQSSAEKKVCSESDLKEVVSRLRDWFRVLHENGMHKSVKIRKPEKNKFEVGASPICKDPLGWMFSRLDTNFDVQLDQSEIKSLYLDRNEPCSDAFFKSCDTHANKVITSSEWCTCFQRYTDSPCKAELSSINKKQAGKKLLGQYLPSCDEEGYYRSHQCHSSSGQCWCVDRYGNEVASSRIHGPANCGVILESSGDLGSGDSLFTDDDEDSLVLEYQTGMDNEDDEDEDDDDDNDEYVS; this is encoded by the exons ATGCTGAGCGTCgccttgctgtgtgtgtgcgccgtCGCCTTCGGACACGTCTCCGCTCGCTCCGACAGCGGCAATTTTTTGGATGATAAGTGGTTTGCCGGAAGATGGGATAAATTCAGAGAT GAGCCTGGAACATGGACTCCATCCAAGCCCTTCGATCAAG gCCTTGATCCAGCCAAAGACCCGTGTCTTAAGATCAAATGCAGTCGCCACAAGGTGTGTGTGGCTGAGGATTATAAGACTGCTACTTGTGTCAGCCAGAGGAGAGTTAG TTTCAAAGATGCCAGTTTGTATCAGAGTCCGGGGTCAAAGTGCAAACCCTGCCCTGTGGTTCACCCCTCTCCTGTTTGTGGAACCGATGGCCACTCCTACTCCACAAAG TGTAAGTTAGACTACCAAGCATGCATCACAGGAAAGAAGATCGCTGTGAAGTGTCCTGGCATGTGTCCTTGCCCAGCTCAGCCTGAACAGAGCTCTGCAGAGAAGAAAG TGTGCAGTGAGTCGGACCTCAAGGAGGTGGTGAGTCGTCTAAGAGACTGGTTCAGAGTGCTGCATGAGAATGGCATGCACAAGAGTGTCAAGATCCGGAAGCCAGAGAAGAACA AGTTTGAGGTCGGGGCTTCCCCTATTTGTAAGGACCCTCTGGGCTGGATGTTCTCTCGACTGGACACAAACTTTGACGTCCAGCTGGACCAATCGGAGATTAAGAGCCTCTATCTGGACAGGAATGAGCCGTGCTCTGACGCATTCTTCAAATCCTGCGATACACATGCCAACAAAGTTATAACCAGCTCTGAGTGGTGCACATGCTTCCAGAGGTACACAG ATTCCCCTTGTAAAGCAGAGCTGTCCAgcatcaacaaaaaacaagcgGGGAAGAAACTGCttg GTCAGTACCTGCCATCCTGTGATGAGGAGGGTTACTACAGGTCCCACCAGTGTCACAGCAGCAGCGGCCAGTGCTGGTGCGTGGATCGCTATGGCAACGAGGTGGCCAGCTCACGCATCCATGGCCCTGCAAACTGCG GCGTGATTTTGGAGTCTTCCGGAGACCTGGGCAGCGGTGACTCGCTGTTCACCGATGATGATGAAGATTCCCTTGTCCTCGAATACCAGACTGGGATGGACAATGAGGACGACGAAGATGAGGATGACGATGATGACAACGACGAATACGTGTCGTAA